CACCCTGTCACCCTGACATGGAGAAACCCCCTTTAGGAGACAGAGAACCTGTCTCTAGAGAGGGCCAAATATGGGAGGTGAGAGGTGGGAGACAGTTTGGTCAGGCACAGACTGGACAGATTTATAGATCATTCAAATGAAATGCTGGTGATTCAGAAATAAAGAGTTTCCTGCAAGTGCTGTCATGGGAACTGAAGAAATTGATGTGGAATGTGCTGTTTGGTGTGGgttgttttcctctgcatttgGATACAGtcacaaacagcaaaattaacTGGTTGAAAACAGCCAATGTAAAGTTCCTTTTCCAAAGTAAGAGCACAAGGTCTCTTGCTAGCTTAGCTACACTTTCTAATAGACTCAACTGACTCCCTGCTTTTTGTACCAGAGCATCAGAGCAAAGACTGTGGAAAAGGTGAAGCAGCAACAGGAAGGacagaactaaaaaaaacccaacaaaaccaacaagatAAATCACAGGTAAACAGAACAGCCAAACAAAGGATGAAGTTCTTAGGTAAGTACAGAATCACCTGAGGTCAGATCTAAGCTGGGTAATTattattcagaaaatgaagagaCTGGTTTATGCTTTAAAACCCACCTGATTTGGTTTACACGTGTTTCTAGTTCATTACCCAGTAGCAAAGGGCACCTGGAGCACTTTCAGGTCTGAAGGGAGCGGTGCTCGTTACCAGCTCCTGTTGGATGATCAGAGGAGCACCACAGGGTAGGTGGCACAGGGCACCAGTCAAAAATGTCTCCTTGCCAGAACTTCCCTgatgctgctggctctggcaggagggtttcAGAACAGGACCTGCTTCCTTAAAGCTTGTTGTAGAGGGACCAGTCACAGGGGGAGTTCTTAGTTTCACTTCTCTTTTACTTGACTACCTACCTACTGAAATCCTGGGGTTATTGTCGTATTTCAAGTTGCCTAGTTGTTAAATTCAATGTCAAGATGTGGGAAGCAACTGCCAAACCCTGATTGTATTAAATCCTTACAGACATACAGAAAATCCCGTAGCACAGAAGTCGCAGAAACGACGTCATcttatttcagtggaaagaaGTATGAAGTGGAGGAAGAACATACCTGAGAGAGGGGTTTCCTCTTAGCACAGTTGATGCCTCCAATAAAAACCATGTTGGGCATCACTGGTCGGCTGTACTCAAACACAAAGTCAAACCTCAGAAGCCAGACTGAGGCAGGGCTCAGGAGGTCGAGGACAGTCACATCTCTCTGAAGAACTTCAGAAGCAAACTGTGTCACATCTTCAAAGAAATAGTCACAGAATGCAGTTTCCAGGAAGGCAAGCAGTGCATTTTCCACTCTCTGGAAAAAAGTCATTTGGTCTGAGTTGAGAGTGAAGAGCCTCGGGGTGTAGGACACAGGGCTTGGGCACTGAGGTGCTTCATAGAATAGGTTGCAATAAAGTCCTTTCAAGAAGAACACAACAGGAAGAGACAAATACTGTGCAAGTATTGGTCCACACATGAAGTAGGGATCTGTCAGGACAGCATCGAAGCTGCTTTGATTCAGGTACTGCAGGATCTCCTTGTTGTTGAACAGGTCCTTGCATGGAATGAAAAACATACGAAAAATCCTCTCTGTGATGTTCAGTATTGCCAGGACTCTCACTGGGAGAGGCACGTCCTTCAGGTGAGCTTCCAAATACTCCTCAAAGGTGCTATCCAGCTCTTCTGGAGTGTAGGACACGGGGTATGTTTTCACCGTGTATGTCTCTGATGTTCCCATCCTCCAGCTGACTTCTggtaccaccaccaccacttcGTGTCCTCTCTCAGCGAGCTTTTCCACCAGACACTTCATGCTGAGCCAGTGGCTTCCATCCATGGGCACCACCAGGAGTTTCCCTCCATCCGTGAGGCCGGGCAGGACAAGGATAAAAATCCAGGCCCAGCAAAGCTGTGAAGTCATGTTCCTGTGGTCAGTAGGGACCGAATGAGACTTCTCCTTCAGGCTGGAGCTTGAACATGCTTTTGAAGGAAGCAGTTGGGTTTATCTGGTGACGTGTGTTTCTTCATTATCCCTTCTAGTTAATGATTACCTGCTCTGAGCTGGATAggcttgttggggttttgttccTCATCACATGTAAAGTGAACTGGCTTTATTATATCTCTTTTGAGTCACTGGACTTCCTCAGTGTTCAATGGAGAAGTAGCTCCTCAACATGAGAGACAGTTTGCATGGGACCTCTCTCTTGG
This is a stretch of genomic DNA from Apus apus isolate bApuApu2 chromosome 6, bApuApu2.pri.cur, whole genome shotgun sequence. It encodes these proteins:
- the LOC127386564 gene encoding UDP-glucuronosyltransferase 1A9-like isoform X15, whose protein sequence is MTSQLCWAWIFILVLPGLTDGGKLLVVPMDGSHWLSMKCLVEKLAERGHEVVVVVPEVSWRMGTSETYTVKTYPVSYTPEELDSTFEEYLEAHLKDVPLPVRVLAILNITERIFRMFFIPCKDLFNNKEILQYLNQSSFDAVLTDPYFMCGPILAQYLSLPVVFFLKGLYCNLFYEAPQCPSPVSYTPRLFTLNSDQMTFFQRVENALLAFLETAFCDYFFEDVTQFASEVLQRDVTVLDLLSPASVWLLRFDFVFEYSRPVMPNMVFIGGINCAKRKPLSQEFEAIVNASGEHGIVVFSLGSMVSDIPKERAKEIAKALGTVPQTVLWRYTGEVPPNLPKNVKLVKWLPQNDLLAHPKTRAFITHGGSHGVYEGICNAVPMVLMPLFGDQMDNAKRVESRGAGLTLNILEMTSEDISTALKAVINDKKYKENIQRLSDLHLDRPIHPLDLAVHWVEFVMRHKGAPHLRPAAHDLNWIQYHSLDVMAFLLAVVLLSLFISLKCCLFCCRRCCCKKGRTKKATKAKSH